A region of the Oceanihabitans sp. IOP_32 genome:
CATATAGTACTCGAAACCGATTCGCCTTATTTAGCACCAGTGCCCTATAGAGGCAAACGAAACGAAAGCGCATACATTATAGAAGTTCTAGAAAAACTGTCCTTAATATATGATACCCCGAAAGAAGTTATCGCCAAAATTACGACCGAAAACTCAAAAGCCATTTTTAATATATAAATGATGAAAAACTCAAAACCTAACATACTACTTATATATACTGGCGGAACTATTGGTATGGTAAAAGATTTTAAAACAGGGGCACTTCGTGCTTTCGATTTTAAAAATCTAATAAAACGCATTCCTGAATTAAGCTTATTAGAATGCAACATAGATACGGTTTCTTTCAAAGAGCCTATAGACTCTAGTAATATGCATCCCAGATACTGGGTACAAATAGCCGAAATGATTGAAGACAACTACCATAACCACGACGGCTTTGTGGTTTTGCACGGTAGCGATACGATGAGCTATACCGCATCGGCTTTAAGTTTTATGCTAGAGCATTTAGCAAAACCGGTAATTTTTACAGGCTCTCAACTTCCTATTGGCGATTTAAGAACCGATGCTAAAGAGAACTTAATTACGTCCATACAAGTGGCTTCATTAAAAAACAATAACCAGCCCCTAATTAAAGAGGTTTGTTTGTATTTCGAATATAAATTATACCGAGCCAATAGAACCACAAAAATTAATGCCGAACATTTTGAGGCCTTTGCCTCTTTAAATTATCCAGATCTAGCCGAATCTGGTGTACATTTAAAGATAAACAAGGAACATTTATTCAAACCAAATCTCAAGAAAGACCTCATAGTCCATAAAAAATTAGATCAAAACATAGCTTTAGTAAAATTATTCCCAGGTATTACAGAGGCTGTTTTACAAAGCGTTTTTAACACTAGCGGCTTAAAAGGCATCATTTTAGAAACTTATGGGGCTGGAAACTGCACCACCGAAACGTGGTTTATCAATCTTCTGGCACATGCCATTAAAAAAGGCATACATATTATTAATGTTACCCAATGCTCTGGAGGAAGTGTCATTATGGGGCACTACGAAACCAGTAATCAGTTAAAAGACTTAGGGGTAATATCTGGAAAAGACATCACCACAGAGGCTGCCCTAAGTAAACTCATGTATTTACTTGGAGAAAACATTCCGCATAAAGCCTTTAAAATCAACTATGAAACTAACTTACGAGGAGAAATATCATAAAATTAACTGAAAAAATTTTACAACCTTAAATATTTTTTGTTATTTGACCCCCTGTAAGTAAAAGAAATACAATAAAAACAGAGAGGTGGCCGAGTGGCTTAAGGCGCACGCTTGGAAAGCGTGTATACGTTTATAGCGTATCGAGGGTTCGAATCCCTTCCTCTCTGCTGATATTTTTATTTTTTATTACTTTATTTTTTATATCTTTAAACACTTTAACTAACAAAATTAAGATCGAGATCATGAAAAGATTATTTTCTATCCTTGCCATTTCTGGAATTATGGCATTCGGAACTGTTAATGCAACGACAACTGCAAACACAGCTACAGCAACTACCGTTGCTAGTATGACCCAAGAACAAGATGCAGCCCCTGCTGAACAAGTTGGATTTCATCAAGAACTTAAAAACAGGTTCGTTGAAGGAGGTCCAGGATTCATGGGTATTGTATTATTGTGTTTAATTTTAGGTTTAGCCATCGCTATTGAAAGAATTATATTTTTAAACCTATCTACAACAAACACTAAAAAATTAACTCAAAACGTTGAAGATGCCCTTTCATCTGGAGGTGTTGAAGCAGCAAAAGAAGTATGTAGAAACACAAAAGGTCCTATCGCTTCAATATTCTATCAAGGTTTAGATAGAACAAATGAAGGTGTAGACGCTGCAGAAAAAGCTGTTGTAGCTTACGGTGGTGTACAAATGGGACAATTAGAGAAAAACGTATCTTGGATTTCCTTATTTATCGCTCTTGCACCAATGCTTGGTTTCATGGGTACGGTAATTGGTATGATTCAAGCCTTCGATAAAATTGAAGCCGCTGGAGACATGAACCCTTCCCTAGTTGCAGGTGGTATTAAAGTAGCACTTTTAACTACAGTATTTGGTTTAATTGTAGCGATTATACTTCAAATTTTTTACAATTATATTGTTGCTAAAATTGATAGCATTGTTAACGATATGGAAGATGCTTCTATCACGTTAATGGATATGATTATTAAACACCAGAAGTAATAATATAAAATTGTAACGATTATGAAAAAAGTATTAACCATTTTGTTAGGCCTAGTAGGATTACTCTCTATTGTGTTCCTAGCAATGATAATATCAACAGGCGATGAAGCTGTAAAAGCTGGTGAGTCTAGCGGTACTATAGATACATTTATGTATGTAGCTTATATTATTTTAGGCTTAACCATTGCGTTTGTTGTTATTTTCAGTTTGAAAAACATATTTAGTAACAAAGAAACGCTTATAAGCACTCTAAAAGGTGTCGGGTTTTTTGCCGTATTAGCTGCTATTAGTTACTTCGGATTTGCCAAAGGTGTTGAAACGCCTTTAAAAGATGGCGATGTCTTATCGGCAGGAGGCTCACAGTTATTAGGCGCAAGATTATATTTGTTTTATCTTTTATTAGGTATCGCAGGTTTATCTATGTTGTTTTTCGGAATTAAAAAAATGATCAAGTAATATGGCAAAACGAGCAGCACCAGAAGTTAATGCAGGCTCAATGGCCGACATTGCCTTCTTACTATTAATTTTTTTCTTAGTGACCACCACTATTGAAAAAGATTCTGGTATAAACAGAAAACTACCTCCTATGGACGATAGCGAAGTAGAACCGCCAATTATTAAAAAGAAAAACATCTTTACGGTTTTAATTAATAAAAACGATCAGTTGTTAGTTGAAGATGAGCCTATGGAAATTAAAGATTTGCGTAGGGCAGCGGTTGAATTTTTAGACAATGGAGGTGACGGCACTTGCGATTTTTGCCAAGGCGCAAAAGATCCTAGTTCGTCTGATAACCCAGACAAAGCTATTATATCTTTAAAAAACGATCGTGAAACAACCTATGCCGCTTACATAGCCGTTCAAAACGAACTGGTTGCAGCTTATAACGTATTACGAAATAGAAGAGCTCTAGAATTAGGCCCACAAAAAGGTTTTAGTAATATGGATTTTATTAAAATGCAAAACAATCTTAAAGATGTGAAGTGGACTGGTGACAAGGAGAAACTGAAAGAACTTGTGGATCAAATCAAGGTCGAAATCCCTCAAAAGCTTTCAGAGGTTGTAGAATAATTTAGAATTAAATAGGATTAAACATTATGTCTAAATTTAAAAAGAAAAAAGATGGAGGATTGCCTCCAGTGAACACCGCATCACTTCCAGATATTGTATTCATGTTATTATTCTTTTTTATGGTGGCTACCGTAATGAGAGAAAACACACTTAAAATACAAAATATCTTACCAGTGGCAGACCAAGTTGAAAGACTGGATAAAAAATATCCTATAAGCTATATTTATATGGGTAAGCCAAGTGAGAATTACAAGAAATTTGGAACGGTTGCTAGAATTCAGCTTAACGATAAGTTTGCCGATATTTCAGAAGTTGGAAGGTTTATCGATGCAGAACGTCTTGCAGTTCGAGAAGAATTAGTCCCTTATTTAACCGTGTCTTTAAAAGTAGACAAAGACGCTAATATGGGTATAGTTGGTGATGTAAAACAAGAATTGCGTAAAGTAAATGCATTAAAAATCAACTACACTACTGGTATAGGAGATGCGTTAACGAATATTAAGTAATTAGATCTATCTTAATTTTATACTTAAAAGCGTTTTGTTAATTCAAAACGCTTTTTTAATTTTAATATCAATTTAATTTTGAAATATCGTATGGTTAATTTGTACTATTTTATTGTTCAGATGCGATAGAAATCGCAGATTCACGAACTCGTTATTTTACTATAATATGGGCGTGAGCTAAAATCAAAACATAGCCTGAGTTATGGTTTTATGTTATGACGAAATATGGGCAAAAAAGAACTGCGAAGCACATCATGAACACCTATTTATAAAATAGAAAGATGTGAGTAAACGAATTATACGCGACAGGACGTTGTTATTTTGGTATAACACCAAATCTCTGGCAAAACAAACGTTTATATTTTTAACAAAACATAAAATACAGCGCATGAAAACTCTAATTCTTATGGCTTTCTTAATAGGTGGTTTTCACACCATTCTGTCTCAAGAAATTGAAACGACCGCTATAGATTCGTTTTATAAAGAAGATCAATTTTATGCCGGTATAACCTATAACCTCTTATCTAACACGCCCAATAACTTCTCTCAGCAAGGTTTCTCTACAGGTTTTAGTCTTGGTTTTATAAAGGACATGCCTATTAATAAACAACGCAATATAGCCATTGCAGTTGGTTTTGGTTACGGTTTAAATACGTTTAACCAAAATATTCTGGTTAGTAAAAACAGCTTTGGTCAATACGAGTACAGCATATTAAGTGGCAGTGACACATATTCTAAAAACAAATTCACAACACATATGTTAGAATTACCCATAGAGTTTAGATGGCGTACTTCAACACCAACCCAATACGATTTCTGGCGCATTTACGCAGGATTTAAGCTAGGTTATACATTTGCAAACACCACAAAGCATGTTGGTGATTTGGGAGCCTTTAAACATCATAACGTCGCTGGTTTTAATAATTTCCAATATGGATTAACCCTTAGTGCTGGATATAACACTTGGAATATCCATTTATATTACGCTTTAAACTCTATATTTAAGGACGATGTACTAATAGATGGCACTAAAACAGATCTTAATGCTGTTAAATTAGGACTAATGTTTTATATATTATAACCAATAATTCACTAAAATTAATTGCGGTATAAGGCCCACAAAAGCTCCTGTAATTAATTCTTGATAGGTGTGCGCTTTTAAATGTAGCCTCGACGTTGCTACTGCACCCATTACTATGGCCATAAGTGCTAAGGTGCCACCAATGTTTATTTTAAAATGAATACTTAAAGCAATAAAAAACATATACAATCCGGAGACCGCTATCATGTGAATACTGGCTTTAAATTTAAAAAGCACTAAAATTAAACAAGCGAGATTAGAGTATAAAATACCTACAAAAAAATAATACAGTTCAATAACTTGGTTTGGCGTAACTACACGCTGTAATACCAAAACCAGCACCAAGCAATTAATTAACAACGGATAGATACGCTCTTTGGTACTCTCTAAATTAATGGTTTTAACGTGGCCAGTGATTTTTAGTAAATAGTACAACAACACCGGTAAAATAAGGGTTAAAATAAAGAGTGCCACGACTTGAGCTCGAACAATTTCAACTGGAATAAATCTTGGAGTTTTAGCAAAATAAAACACCACACCAAATAGAGGCATTAATAACGGATGAAAAATATAAGAGAAACTCTTTAAAATGCCATTAATCATTTTATTAAAATTTTAATACCTCAAACCAGAAATGGTAAAAAGCAATAAACGCAAACCAAGAGATCACTTAAATTTCCTTACGCAATCGAGCCACAGGAATATCTAATTGTTCTCTGTATTTAGCAACGGTTCGACGCGCTATGGGATATCCTTTTTCTTTTAAAACCACCGCTAAAGCCTGATCTGTAAGTGGTTTTCGTTTATCTTCAGCTTGAATAACGGTCTCCAAAATTTTCTTAATTTCTCTGGTAGAAACATCTTCACCTTGAACGTTTTTCATAGATTCAGAAAAGAATTCCTTAATTAACTTCGTCCCGTATGGCGTATCTACATACTTACTATTTGCTACTCTGGAGACTGTGGAGATATCCATAGAAATTTCGTCGGCAATGTCTTTAAGAATCATGGGCTTTAAATTACGCTCATCACCAGTTAAAAAATACTCTTTTTGGTAGTGCATAATAGCGCTCATGGTTACAAAAAGTGTTTGCTGGCGTTGCTTAACCGCCTCTATAAACCACTTTGCAGCATCTAGCTTTTGTTTTATAAAGATTACCGCATCTTTTTGCGATCCCGACTTCTCTTTACTTTCTTTATACCCTTTAAGCATATTGCTATACTCGCGAGAAACGTGAAGTTCTGGAGCATTTCTGCCATTAAGCGTGAGTTCTAGTTCGCCCTCTACAATTCTAATAGCAAAGTCTGGCACCACATGCTCTACTATTCTATTATTACCAGCGTAAGAGCCACCGGGTTTAGGGTTTAAACTTTCAATTTCAGAAATCGCCTCTTTTAATTGAGCCTCAGAAATATTAAATTTTTGTATTAATTTAGAATAATGCTTTTTAGAAAATTGCTCGAAAGCGGTATCTATAATATTTATCGCTAGTTCTGTACGCGCTGTTTTATCTTTTCGGTGCAATTGAATACTTAAACATTCTTGCAAATTTCTTGCACCAACACCTGCAGGATCTAACTGATGTACCACTTGTAACACCGAGGCTACCTTCTCTTCGTCGGTATAGACGTTTTGAGTAAAGGCCAAATCGTCGGTAATATCGGCTATTGAACGTCGTATATATCCTGTTTCATCTACACTGCCCACCAGAAACTCGGCGATAACAAATTCTTCATCGGTTAGTCTAAAGGTATTTAACTGATTGATGAGGTGTTGGGTAAAGGAAATTCCTGCAGCATAAGGCATGGTTTTTTCCTCATCGTCGCTACTGTAATTACTGGTTTGCGTACGATAATCTGGAATTTCATCGTCGCTTAAATATTCGTCTATATTTATGTCTTCGGCTTCAATGCTTTCATTATCGTTAAAATCGTCTGTGGTATTATCTAAATCCACATCGTACTCACTATCGTGCTCCTCCTTACCAGCTTCTAATGCTGGATTCTCTTCAAGCTCTTGCTTTAAACGCTGCTCAAAAGCTTGTGTGGGCAACTGTATCAATTTCATTAATTGAATTTGCTGCGGCGACAGTTTTTGCGATAATTTAAATTGTAAATGTTGTTTAAGCATGTTATGACTTACTTTAAGCTAAAGCTAATACCTCTTAGTTACCAATATACAATTCTTTTATTAAAAATCGGCGTTATGCGGCGTTCTTGGAAACGGAATAACATCTCTAATATTAGTCATTCCTGTCGCGAACATTACTAAGCGCTCGAATCCTAAACCAAAACCAGAGTGTACGGCTGTACCATATTTGCGTAAATCAAGATACCACCATAGTTCTTTTTGATCGATATTAAGCGCTTCCATTTTTTCTTTTAAAACCTCAAGGCGCTCCTCTCGCTGCGAACCGCCTACAATTTCTCCAATCCCTGGAAATAAAATATCCATAGCGCGTACAGTTTTACCATCTTCGTTTAAGCGCATGTAAAAGGCT
Encoded here:
- a CDS encoding asparaginase, translating into MKNSKPNILLIYTGGTIGMVKDFKTGALRAFDFKNLIKRIPELSLLECNIDTVSFKEPIDSSNMHPRYWVQIAEMIEDNYHNHDGFVVLHGSDTMSYTASALSFMLEHLAKPVIFTGSQLPIGDLRTDAKENLITSIQVASLKNNNQPLIKEVCLYFEYKLYRANRTTKINAEHFEAFASLNYPDLAESGVHLKINKEHLFKPNLKKDLIVHKKLDQNIALVKLFPGITEAVLQSVFNTSGLKGIILETYGAGNCTTETWFINLLAHAIKKGIHIINVTQCSGGSVIMGHYETSNQLKDLGVISGKDITTEAALSKLMYLLGENIPHKAFKINYETNLRGEIS
- a CDS encoding MotA/TolQ/ExbB proton channel family protein, which codes for MKRLFSILAISGIMAFGTVNATTTANTATATTVASMTQEQDAAPAEQVGFHQELKNRFVEGGPGFMGIVLLCLILGLAIAIERIIFLNLSTTNTKKLTQNVEDALSSGGVEAAKEVCRNTKGPIASIFYQGLDRTNEGVDAAEKAVVAYGGVQMGQLEKNVSWISLFIALAPMLGFMGTVIGMIQAFDKIEAAGDMNPSLVAGGIKVALLTTVFGLIVAIILQIFYNYIVAKIDSIVNDMEDASITLMDMIIKHQK
- a CDS encoding ExbD/TolR family protein, encoding MAKRAAPEVNAGSMADIAFLLLIFFLVTTTIEKDSGINRKLPPMDDSEVEPPIIKKKNIFTVLINKNDQLLVEDEPMEIKDLRRAAVEFLDNGGDGTCDFCQGAKDPSSSDNPDKAIISLKNDRETTYAAYIAVQNELVAAYNVLRNRRALELGPQKGFSNMDFIKMQNNLKDVKWTGDKEKLKELVDQIKVEIPQKLSEVVE
- a CDS encoding ExbD/TolR family protein is translated as MSKFKKKKDGGLPPVNTASLPDIVFMLLFFFMVATVMRENTLKIQNILPVADQVERLDKKYPISYIYMGKPSENYKKFGTVARIQLNDKFADISEVGRFIDAERLAVREELVPYLTVSLKVDKDANMGIVGDVKQELRKVNALKINYTTGIGDALTNIK
- a CDS encoding porin family protein — protein: MKTLILMAFLIGGFHTILSQEIETTAIDSFYKEDQFYAGITYNLLSNTPNNFSQQGFSTGFSLGFIKDMPINKQRNIAIAVGFGYGLNTFNQNILVSKNSFGQYEYSILSGSDTYSKNKFTTHMLELPIEFRWRTSTPTQYDFWRIYAGFKLGYTFANTTKHVGDLGAFKHHNVAGFNNFQYGLTLSAGYNTWNIHLYYALNSIFKDDVLIDGTKTDLNAVKLGLMFYIL
- the rpoN gene encoding RNA polymerase factor sigma-54 — its product is MLKQHLQFKLSQKLSPQQIQLMKLIQLPTQAFEQRLKQELEENPALEAGKEEHDSEYDVDLDNTTDDFNDNESIEAEDINIDEYLSDDEIPDYRTQTSNYSSDDEEKTMPYAAGISFTQHLINQLNTFRLTDEEFVIAEFLVGSVDETGYIRRSIADITDDLAFTQNVYTDEEKVASVLQVVHQLDPAGVGARNLQECLSIQLHRKDKTARTELAINIIDTAFEQFSKKHYSKLIQKFNISEAQLKEAISEIESLNPKPGGSYAGNNRIVEHVVPDFAIRIVEGELELTLNGRNAPELHVSREYSNMLKGYKESKEKSGSQKDAVIFIKQKLDAAKWFIEAVKQRQQTLFVTMSAIMHYQKEYFLTGDERNLKPMILKDIADEISMDISTVSRVANSKYVDTPYGTKLIKEFFSESMKNVQGEDVSTREIKKILETVIQAEDKRKPLTDQALAVVLKEKGYPIARRTVAKYREQLDIPVARLRKEI